A region from the Lolium perenne isolate Kyuss_39 chromosome 4, Kyuss_2.0, whole genome shotgun sequence genome encodes:
- the LOC139830254 gene encoding F-box protein At5g49610-like: MAPLHPGLPDEIAIWEILIRLDPKALLRCRAVCRDWLRATSTREFLVVHHGRQPTLPLLNGYNGDVDDQTLDIISLDHQTGLVAADQLQSIARLDGMHLLRSCDGLLILCTNNIDDRHYAICNPATRQYAPLRQIDDFEVSGMYLHRSTGEYRLLLYPCPAKVRNAELPHGLHDGCHVFTLGSCEPPRHIGWPEAREVMFEANMLFHGSLLWYMGPENIKKDIIRVFDTTAESFRHMQAPVLPGPGETNLFEMDGMLTMASCNYAAAVIGIWVLQDYENEIWTLKCQIRLPAEVPKFDGDWDVLVTCSDEAVLVLVAFGYKILQIDIDGKLVATFHGRLSHEPLRLKQSLVLHTFFPALEGYVVNDLPFM; encoded by the coding sequence ATGGCCCCTCTCCACCCCGGCCTCCCCGATGAGATCGCCATCTGGGAGATCCTCATCCGTCTGGACCCCAAAGCCCTCCTCCGCTGTCGGGCCGTCTGCCGGGACTGGCTTCGCGCCACGTCCACCCGCGAATTTCTCGTCGTCCACCATGGCCGCCAGCCCACACTCCCCCTTCTCAATGGCTACAACGGCGATGTCGACGACCAGACACTAGACATTATCTCCTTAGACCACCAGACAGGGCTCGTCGCCGCTGACCAGCTGCAATCTATCGCGCGACTTGACGGCATGCATCTCCTGCGATCGTGTGACGGCCTCCTCATCCTCTGCACCAACAACATAGACGATAGGCATTACGCAATCTGCAACCCGGCAACTCGTCAGTATGCTCCCCTACGACAGATTGATGACTTCGAAGTCTCTGGAATGTACCTGCACCGCAGTACCGGCGAGTACCGATTACTGCTGTACCCGTGCCCGGCCAAGGTTAGGAATGCTGAGCTGCCACATGGCCTTCACGATGGCTGTCACGTCTTCACACTAGGCTCCTGCGAACCACCAAGGCACATCGGGTGGCCCGAGGCGAGGGAAGTGATGTTCGAAGCAAATATGCTATTCCATGGCAGCCTGCTTTGGTACATGGGACCTGAGAACATAAAAAAGGACATCATAAGGGTGTTCGACACCACGGCCGAATCATTCAGGCATATGCAAGCTCCGGTTCTTCCTGGACCTGGCGAGACTAACCTGTTTGAAATGGATGGCATGCTCACCATGGCTAGCTGTAATTATGCAGCAGCAGTCATTGGTATCTGGGTCTTGCAGGACTACGAAAACGAGATCTGGACTCTCAAGTGCCAAATTCGATTGCCTGCTGAAGTTCCAAAATTCGATGGTGATTGGGATGTGTTGGTGACGTGTTCGGATGAAGCTGTGCTGGTCCTAGTCGCGTTTGGCTATAAGATACTTCAGATCGACATTGATGGAAAATTGGTTGCCACTTTCCATGGCCGCCTTTCTCACGAGCCACTCCGTCTCAAACAATCCCTTGTTCTGCATACCTTTTTTCCAGCACTAGAGGGTTATGTTGTGAATGATTTGCCTTTCATGTGA